From Cheilinus undulatus linkage group 17, ASM1832078v1, whole genome shotgun sequence, one genomic window encodes:
- the morn5 gene encoding MORN repeat-containing protein 5 has product MDVGISSYKGDRKNARMEGEGEYTFLTGAKYVGELKDGMFHGKGVLQFPNGSKYEATWENGKAQQGSFTFADGLQYQEKDWDYCDGYDRRFYSERCNGLRPAGESQLTDLHPPRVIPDGCYDCGDGFYDPNTRVITSYSGRFLRNADDSEHEWIVRTCRKACDEVVGIYPENSCNQT; this is encoded by the exons ATGGATGTTGGTATAAGCAGTTACAAGGGGGACAGAAAAAATGCCAG GATGGAAGGAGAAGGAGAGTACACCTTTCTCACAGGAGCTAAGTATGTAGGAGAGCTAAAAGACGGGATGTTTCATGGCAAAGGAGTGCTACAATTTCCAAACGGGAGTAAATATGAGGCCACCTGGGAAAATGGCAAAGCTCAACAG GGCTCCTTTACCTTTGCTGATGGCCTGCAGTACCAGGAGAAGGACTGGGACTACTGTGATGGTTACGACAGACGCTTCTACAGCGAACGGTGCAATGGACTCAGACCTGCAG GAGAGTCTCAGCTAACTGATCTGCATCCGCCACGTGTCATTCCTGATGGATGTTACGATTGTGGAGATGGTTTCTATGACCCTAATACCCGAGTCATCACTTCCTACTCTGGCAGATTCCTCAGGAATGCAG atgACTCCGAGCATGAGTGGATTGTGCGGACATGCCGGAAAGCTTGTGATGAAGTTGTTGGCATTTATCCCGAAAACTCCTGCAACCAGACCTAA
- the ndufa8 gene encoding NADH dehydrogenase [ubiquinone] 1 alpha subcomplex subunit 8 encodes MPTTLEVPTLQELNVDEINVSSAVLKAAAHHYGSQCDKPNKEFMLCRWEEKDPRKCLEEGRKVNECALNFFRQIKGNCAESFTEYWTCLDYSNLAELRRCRKQQQAFDSCVLDKLGWERPDLGDLSKVTKVATERPLPENPYHSRPRPEPNAVIEGKLEPAKHGSKFFFWTW; translated from the exons ATGCCTACAACGCTTGAAGTCCCTACACTACAGGAGCTAAATGTGGACGAG ATCAATGTGTCATCTGCAGTGCTGAAGGCTGCTGCCCACCATTATGGTTCCCAGTGTGACAAACCCAACAAGGAGTTCATGCTCTGCCGCTGGGAGGAAAAGGACCCCAGAAAATGTCTAGAAGAGGGAAGGAAAGTTAACGAGTGTGCACTTAACTTCTTCAG gcAAATCAAGGGAAACTGTGCCGAGTCCTTCACCGAGTACTGGACCTGTCTGGATTATTCCAACTTGGCCGAGCTGCGTCGCTGCCGTAAGCAGCAGCAAGCCTTCGACAGCTGCGTTCTCGACAAGCTCGGCTGGGAGAGACCTGACCTGGGAGACCTGTCGAAG GTGACCAAAGTGGCGACCGAGCGGCCCCTCCCTGAAAACCCTTACCACTCTAGACCTCGTCCTGAGCCGAACGCAGTTATTGAGGGTAAACTGGAGCCTGCCAAGCATGGCAGCAAGTTTTTCTTCTGGACCTGGTGA